The DNA window GGTGTTGGCGTTCTCGCCGAGCAGCGAGCGTGCGACCTCCAGGCGGTCGGCGAGCGCGGTGCCGCGCTCCACCAGCGCCGCGTGCGTGACGCAGCGCGCGGCCCGCCCGCCATCTTCGCTACCCTCCCGCACCGGCCgacgcccgccaccgccgcgcggccgccttcccgcgccgccgccgccagcccagccgccaccgccccccgTCGACGTGCTCTGGAGGAGGAAGTTAGGATttaggaagaagagaggataGGAAgcgagaaagagagaggagagtaaggagaggaggagggagtaaaaataaaaaattctgatacgtgggacccactcgtcgtCACGTCAACAAAACCGGTTAAAAGTGGATCAATACTGCCgagaaactttttttaacaGATTCTCTAAGTTTATGGGTACATATTTATGGCATTACGGTAAAGGGACGAAATACAAACTCGCATTTAAGTTTAGGGACCTTTGATAGACTTATTCTAAACTAGTACTCCGTAGTACAGTGTTTCTTGAGGCATAACGGCCCATTTAAAAATACCGTAGCATTCTTCTCGGTCCATTTTGATCTGGCACTGCACCAGCCTCGTCAGTGCGGGAGTGCTGTGCGTCGcctctctcgccgccgccgccgcacccccATCTCCGCCGCATCCGAGCCCCGAAGTTGCtggaagagaggagggatcTAGCAGAGGAAGGATGGGGTGGAAGGCTACGGAGAAGCTCATCAGGCACTGGAAGATCCTCTGCGGTGACAATGTGAATCTCTTTCCCCCAGCTTTCCTCCTCGTCCCCTATATGTTCTCGCAAAATCTCCAATTTCTCTCTGTTTGCTTCCAGGTGATGATCATAAGAGGCAAGGATAAGGGGAAGAGCGGGCTCATCAAGCGGGTCATCCGGTCGCAAAACCGTGTCATTGTCGAGGGAAAGAATCTGGTAATGTATTGCTATAGACTATACTGATGCACCCTCGTCGAGTTATTATCAAACCCTACGTCGGTTTTGGGTTTGATTGGTCGAATGATTTCATAGTTTTGTGCTATCGATTTAACTAtcctagaaaaaaatcacttaTTATTTAGCCTGATACGAATTGATACATATTTCCCCCTTTTCCAGAGTTCATATTAGTATTAGGAGCTGTAAACTGCTGTAACAAATATAAGCTCAACTAATTTTCATTAGAGTGATGTTCATGTCAACTAGAAATTGTAAATACTCATAACATAATATTATTCCTCCGAGCATACACCCATTGTTGTATAAGGATAGCATAGATATGAAGATAGTTTGTATCCAGAGAAACTGGGTGCCTTTTGTATTTCGTCGTATCTATGAGTGCTGGGTGGTGTTTTACTCAACAATTTAGCTTTGCATTATCAAAAaaaggtagtagtagtaaaatAATTTCGCATGTACCAGTAGGCATAGTATAATCAGAATTTGTAGATGTCTACTGgatccttttgttttatgtaCTGCATCCTGGTACATGTTGTATCTCTTTTGTATATCATGTGTGTGTATGATTTGTATGCCATAGCAAATTAGTACCGAATTAGTTGCTTCCAGTTTGATATTGAGGAATTGATTTTAGTGGATGGCAACGAAGAATGGTGAAACTGTAAAAACCTCAGGTCTTTTATGTTATTGTTACATGTTACATTTTTCTTGCTGGCTACTAGGCAGCTATAATTAGTAACAAGTAACAAcccataatatttttctagtctTATGTATGTGAGTGTTCTCTGTTGtacataggaattttatagtaattgTGTGTTTATGCCATTTCAGGTTAAGAAGCATATTAAGCAAGGGGAAGGATATACAGGTGGGATTTTCTCAATTGAAGCCCCACTTCATGTTTCAAATGTTCAAGTACTTGATCCTGGGTACGATGCTTAATTGTTCTTTCATGATATCtagacatatttttttatcttccatTTCTACTGCATCTTACTTGAAAAGGAGTAAATTATCCGCACAATGTTAGCTACAGGAAACCAGGTAAGATTGGATACAAGTATTTGGAAGATGGAACTAAAGTCAGGTTTGCTAGAGGAATGAATGCATCTGGTGTTATGATACCTAGGCCAGAAATTTTGAAGGAACGAAGAAAGCCAACACCTACATCACGTATGTCTCCTAAGTACTAATAGTGTGTTTGATAAGATAGAGCCAACTCATTCTAAGCTTTGTTTAATTCGTGAGTGGTTGGGATATGTTGCTCctaaaagagaatatttcTCTCAGATCTGGATCCAACCTATCCCACCAAATTGTCCGGACGGATCGAACCTAGTTTCATCGCGTGCACGCACAGGGGGTGACTGGGTGAGGGTATCGCCGTATCGGCAcctcctctttctcctctcGTCGTGAACTTGCGGCCGTCCAGGGGCTGGCGTCCGGCGGCGTCCAAGGAGCTAGCGGCCGGCCGCTGGGTTTGGcgctggtggcggcggggtgggcgcaggtggcggcggggctggGCGCATGTGGCCATGGCCGACGGGGAAGGGCACAGGGTGGCAGCGGGGTGGGCGCACCCGGCTGTCAGGATGTGGTTGCTGCTGCGGAGGCTGCCTATTTTTTGCTTGCCGGCagcaatgttttttttgctgtgGTTGCTGCTGGGGAGGGCAATGTTTTTGCTTGCTGTGGATGCTTGCTCTGGGCATGGCCAGCGGGGGAGGGCGCTGGTGGTGGCGGGGTTGCTGTGGTTGCCGACGGCGGGGACTGCACAGGAGGCCGACATGAGGAGGCCGCGGAGGGCGCATGTGGCTTGCTTGCTGTCAATTTGCGCTTGCTGTGGCTGCACATGAGGACGGCGACCAGGATGTGCTTGCCATAGATTTTGATGCATATTCGGAACATGATGcctctctaattttttttcacaagttGTTTTTTTGCAGATAAGGAggcttttattttattaaaattatttagaatattttaaatgaataactatatatttaattactttagtttattcatatattaattctagcattaaatatttttattttggatataagAGGTAACCTCACCAACTTATAATGGGAAGGTAATCATATCCAAGCATCTCAAGTTCATCCCTTGAACTAAACATGCAATGGGTTCAATCCATTCCATCTCATgccttcaaccaaacaaaaaacaaggtTCAACCTATCCCTCTaacaaatcaaaaaaatgGAACCAACCTATCCTGTAAAACAGGGATGGAACTAACCCATCCCACCTAGTCCACCAATCAAACAAATCCTAAATATCTGTCCCTTTCAATAAATACTAACAAAAGTGCTTATAGTAACCTCGGGTACCATGAAATCATGCATAGTCACTACTATAGATGTTTCCTCTTATGATATTTTACTTGGGATTGATTGTTGTGTGATTGAATGTAATAGTAGTTAGTAATAGTACAACCTGAAAGAATTCTGATCTGTTCACGGCAACGTTACAACTTGGtgtcaaaatattaaatatatttgttacatAACTATCTATTTTTGCTATGGGAAAATTCCAGTTCTACTGATATTTGAGCAAATGCATTCTATTCCTAGCAATATATTACCCTGCATATGCTGTATATTTGATTTCTGAGGAAACTAAATTTCGCAATTTTGTTTCATTCATGCAGCTGGCCCGAAGGATACACCAATTGACCTTGTGCTGGAGAAAACCTATGATGCCAAGGCTGAAATTGGAATGCCTGATCTATAAAGTTAGCAACGGGTTTTCTTCGGAGGAAGAGTTCAGTGTATGTGTTTATTTGACCACTTTTGCTAGTTAAGGTAGCAGTAAGTCTCTATTACCAACTCTGCATCTGTACCAGTCAACTTTCGAAATAATCCTGTAACGGTAATTATAGCCTCTTGTTTTGGTGAGAACTTTTATCCTACTGTTTTTATCCTACTGGAAATGACTTCACATTTGGGAAAGGTTCAAACCATTATTTCTTCATAGATTATATTCTGAGACCAACTTATTCAATTACTGTCGTTCAATGTGCTCCGCGTACGTGTATCTTCTGTTCCGCGGGAGAGACGAAGGCACGTATTCGTTGCGCGGGAAACTTAAACTGTTTAAGGAGGTGTTTGGTCGGGgaaatgaaatattttgatatcacATTAAACGTTTGATTGAATGTCGGAAGTGTTTTTcgaacatgaatgaaaaaacgaatttcacggctcgcctagaaaccacgagacgaatcttttaagcctaattaatccgttatcaGCGCATatgggttactatagcacttatgactaattatggattaattaggcttaaaagatttgtcttacgATTTCTAACAtgactgtgcaattagtttttcgttttatttatgtttaatttaatgttctatttaggtgtctaaagattcgatgtattttgggagaaaattttttggaactaaacggggcctcaACGCAGCGACATTGCGATGGTGGTACTGGACTTCGACACAAACTCAGACGTACAAGCAGATCGACACCGATAAAGACTTGGAACcgagtaaaaaaaacacagcagCAAATCAGTGGCTATCGACGAAGCTCTTGACGGCATCGACGAGCTCccgtgcccgcgccgccgcgacggggTCGGACTCCACCGCGAACCAGTTGAGGTAGAATACGTGGCCGATCCCGCGGCCGCGGCTGAGCACCGTCTCCACCGCcttccccgcgcgcgccatgGCCTCTCCGTACTCCACCTGCGGATCACGCAGCATGTCCTCCTCCGCGACCATCAGCAGCATCGGTGGCAGCCgcgcgccctccgccgcccttgctgccgccgccggagacgtGTACGGGTGGTCCCTGCCGGTGGTTCCTACCGGCAGCGCCAGCATCACGAACTTGTCCACCGTCTCCTGCGTCATGAGCGGGGTAGGCGGGTTCTCCAGCTCCGACCGGCTCTTCTCCGGCCCGATGAACCCGGGGTGGAGGAGGaccccgccggcgaggcgtATCGGGTCGAGGGGCTCCGCCCCAGCCTCGCCGGCGCGTGCCGCCACGTTGTGCACGAGGACGCCGCCCGCGCTGTCGCCGATGAGGAACACGCGGGAGAAGtcggcggcgctgcggagACGTTCCACCGCAGGGTCGAGCGCAACATTGGAGCTACCGCCGGACGCGACGTCACGCAGCCAGAGCAGGGCGGCGTGGCCGGCGTCaatggcggcggggaggcggtgctCCGGCGCGAGCGGGAGGACGACGGAGACGATGCCCGCGACGTCGAGCTCCACGGTGAGGCGGGCGTAGAAGTGATGGTAAAGCGACCACGCTGCGTGGGAGACGCAGAAGGCGCCGCCGTGGAAATGAAGTAGAaccgggcggcgacggcgccgggccATCGTCGtaggctcctcctcctccggcgccgtgAGGTAGAGGCGGACGTCGACGCCACGGTCCGTGGCGACGTCGTGGACGGTGACCCCGTCACGTGGCTCCTCATACGGCCGGACGATTTCCATGAAAGGGGCAGCCTCCGGCGGGCACAGCCGGTCGACGGAGTCGTCGGAGTAGACGCGGATCCAGTTCGTGACGGACTCGACCAGCACCCTGGCCGGGTTAGCTGCCTCTTGCTGCTCCTTGGTGGCGGCCATCTGTGGCAATGTCGCCATGGCAGCTAAGCTATTGCAGGTAGGTAAACCAGTGGAAGCTGTGAAATTAACAAAGCTAGCTGATCAACGTGCATCTTATAGACGCAGCAGTGCAGCACCAGTTGCTAGCTGAAATAACTTGCAAATTTCGCGCGCAAACGTACCTCGTGTGGACGCGCTAGCTTGACGTCGTCGGTGATCTGTTTGAGCCTTAATTTTTCTTGAGTCTTGATGAGTCCTTTCGTCTCGGTCTAGCTTTAATAAAGCTTTAACGTatactttcttaattttttagtgacgtcattgacttttgatCTAcatttgaccgttcgtcttattaaaaatttttatttaaatatacaaaattataagtcatattgaaattcctataataataaattaaattataacaaataattatatttatatttttttaataagataaattattaaacataaatatacaaatcAACAGAGTTGTATAAAAAACTCGAAGggaatataaatttagataggaAATGGTGGCCTTTGCTGGATCGATTGGGCAACTAATGGAGATTGGACAAACACTAGCTGCACCCACCAAACTCTTCCAATAAGAAGATGGTGTCTGTCGGTCTGCCCTCTCAAAACTATCTAGAATATAGGACCATTAGTTTGCTCCACTAAGTTGTGGATTGATATATATGGAATACACAGCAATGTGGTTGGAATGTCTCCGTCCAAAACCAACTTAAGGCTGCTCAACTTTAGTTAACTCCACCAAACTCTTATTAACTCCAATAAGAAGATGATGTCAGTCGGCCTGTCTCTCAAAACTATCTGGAATATAGGACACTATTTTGCTCCGGTAAGTTATGGATCGGTGTATATGGTAATGGAATACACAGCAATGTGGGGTTGGAATGTCTCTGTCCAAAGCCAACTTCAGGCTGCTCGATCAACTttagttaatttgtttattttattcgtTTGAGTTCCGTATATTTTGCTAAAGTTAGTCAACTGCGATTACCCTAATCTCATGGAGTTGACTAACGATAGCCGTTAGATAGATCAAACTGCACTTCAAATATCGCTAGCACGAGATCTTTTCTGCCgagaacgacgacgacgaccgaacACCAGTGACCAAGCGAAAGCACATCGCTGGTGCCGCTTTTTTTCCCCCCTCTCCCAGTGAAGCTgcatttttttcactgaagtagCTTTCACTCGAGGGATGTTGGGGATGGCACAGTGTGAGCTGGAGAAGATATGGTTTTTCATATCGCTTGATATCCCTCACTGATTAAtaccattttttctttcaatctgTATAGATTGAACTTAAACATGTATAACTTATGGAGTaacatattatataaaaacaaagtgACATTCTTTTAtaggatgaaattaattttacgGTACATTTTACTAGCAGAGGAGgtagtagtagtgtagtatAACATAAATCTCACTGTTGATTAGTATGGGTattttagacttttttttaagaaataacaAGGGAAACATCACCATTGATCTATGTGGCGTTGGCCAACAGAGAAACATCACCCGGCAATATCGACGCGATCATACCGGCCAAGAACTCAGCAGCAGGCTTAGACCCTTTGCTTGTgcattttctttgattaattcACGGTAGTACGTGCATGATTCATGCTAGCTAGGCATAGtggattaattaaacttacAACAGCTGGATAATATGTTAAATTGGTAATTATTCTTGTCAAGTCTAATTTTGCATAGCTTTAAAGTTGTAATAGATGATGTCAAAGTTCTTTGCAGCAATTGTCTAGTAGATTATCGTGTATGTGCTATGTTCCTCTTCATTGGAAACACTTATGCTGAAGCAAGGTATCGTGCTCTTGCCTGGCCGCGCCGGAGTCTGCCATATTTTGAATAGAGATATTTGAAAACTAATTGTCTGATtgctatatttaaaatatatgattagttTATACCTTTTACGTCTTTTACCATTCTACCTATGAACTTCCTATTTCCCAACACCTAGGAGGTAGTAACTTTTATCTCCACCGTCAGATTAAACCAAATGAACGATACATATTGATTGGAGgtacagtaaaaaaattcaggCCATCGGAGGGGCGCGGCGATGAGGTAGTGCTGGTTTGAGGTAGGGCAAGTCCTCCACGTGGGTGTCATGGAGCAAGTCCTGCCCCGCCACCATCAGCAGCATCGGCGGCATCTGCAGGTGTGCAACTGCCTCCGCTGCCAGCAACGGCGACGTGTACGGGCTATCCTTGTTCGCCTCGATCCACCGGCAACCCGAGCGCCAGCAACTTGTCGACCATCTCCTCCGTCAGGAACATGCCGGGGGGTTTCTCGAGCTCCGATCGGCTCTTCTCCTCCTTGACAAAGCCCGGATGGAGAAGAATCCCGCCGGCGAGCTTCACCTGGTGGAGATCAGAGGGAATGTCACCTTTGGCCGCGCGCGTGCCGCCACAAGGTGCACAAGCTAggttgccgccggcgctgtCGCCAATGAGGAACACACGTGAGAAGTCAGCCCCTCATCGCGCAGGCGTGTTCCACCGTTGGTACGTTCAGCATGGTCATTGTTGTTTGTAACGTCCTTGCCACAAGCGACGTCCTGCAGCCAGAGAAGTACTGCGGCATGACCAGATAGCGTCAATGGCCGCGGGCAGGCGGTGCTCGGGTGCAAGTGGGAGGAATACggagacgacgccggcgatgtCGAGCTTTGCGGCGAGATGGGCATAATTAAAACTCATGGTAGAGTGCCCATGAGGGCATTTCTGCTGTTGTTGCTAACTTACTAACACGGTGGCACCAGGGGGAAGACCTCAGCTATTTAAAGCCCACAGAGCTGTAACGTTGGAAGTGTTCGTTTTATTGTTCGAAACTATAGCGTTGGAAGTTACATAGAGATCGTATTAATGATCAGATAACATGCCAATGCACAAAGTCCATGATTAAACAACGGGATGTAATAATCGAAGCAAGTGTTTTCTTACATGTAAATCCAAATTCCATGGAAAAACTTAGGCATTACACGATAAATAATTACTACTTAGGTGCTTAAgtcaaccttcggaacttaATTAGTACGTGCAGTTGCAGTCCGGTGCCATTAGTTTTCAATTTATTCGAATCAAAACTGAACCTGGGTCGTTATTATCCCTCGATCTGAACTGGTGAGAGACGTGCTGAAATTAAGTCCAAAAATTCAAGAGAACTGGCATGGAAAAATACAGGATTGAAGACAATTAATATAGGGGATCATATTTTTCTAGAGATCTATACAGATCTCTGGAAAAAAGAATCGATAGAGCAGAGACGCCAGACGCGTGCAATGCATGTGAAACTTATATAGCATCCTATCATGAGCATACAACGTTGTTCTGCCATTAGTCAAATATACTTGCTCTACTCTTCGACGTCTTCGCGTTTTCTGTCTCTTTTCGAGATCAGCAAAATATATCCATGCCACTTTATAAACATGACCCAATCAGTAATTAATGTCATTGTAAATCAATTTAGAGCTACCACTGGCGTCAGTTAGCATACGTCATTGCATACACACAcgtaatttcatatatggcTAGGACTAGACAGACCTATGAATCTATCGAGCTCATTGCAGTACTTCGATAGAAATTTTGTTCTCGCTGTGCCCACTGCACGAGAGACCAGGATGTGCAaatgaccatttattttatagggGCATGATTGGCATTCGGTTGTAAACAATGCATGCCCATGACTAGTCGATCTTGTGGCACCCACAAGCCAACAATTCAATTGCATATGCTAGCAAAGCCTTCAACGTTGTGGACCGACGTGAGCTAGAACTTAGCAGCAACAGTATGCTAATTGATTGCCGGCTTTCTGGAGCATCATTAGGAGCAATTCCACCTAAACCGGAGCACAATTATCTTGTCATCCATGCATGTATGATGAGAATGATGAATCCACATTCGAGTTGAAGCGGAGGAGATGACGGCGGGCAACGGCATCCGTGCACAATAGGAGTAGCCACTATGCGGTCATTGGGGTCTATATATAGATTGCCATATGGCCCAAGGCCCGATGGCCCAGCCCATAGCACGGCCATCTGGGCTGGGCTGAGCACGGCCTAGTCCGACTGTTGGGTCGTACCTGGGGCAATGCCTTGTAACGTGGGTCAGCCcgatagataaaaaaaatactaaagaacataaaatagacttaatttagTTATATAAAGCTTAGCCCAAAATGAGAGGTACAGACTTATTCGCGCAACCCTAAGAGGTAAGGGAGAAAATCTAAACTTGCTTATGCTTCGGCCTATCGTGTTGTCGGGCTGGCCCAACATGACCCGAGGCTTATTGGGCCATGCCTGGGCGGTCGGTGCATCCCGTGGGCCGGCACCGCATTGCCCGGTGTGGTTATTGGGCCGTGCCGGCCCGGCAGGAGTAGGCACAAGCATGGTCGTGCTTGGGCCATGTCGGGCTGGGCAGGCCTGATGTCCATCTATATCGGCCTCGCATGAGAAGGAGTGGAAGAGACACTGACCAATGACATCTGGCTCGAGAGTGAGTGAAGAATAAAGGATTGACATGAATTATGGAATTACCTTTCCACCTTCAGAATCTGAAATCGATACCTAGTCTTGCGAGCATAAGGTATCAGGAGGTACCAACTTTTTCCAGTTATTATATCACACGTAGTGGACAGCTGAGATATGATATCCCCTTAGATTATAAAAGAGAGCCCATTATAAAATGTCTTTACTACAAACTATATTTAGAAGGTCATATCATTGATGAACCTACATAAACAAgatattttaccatccttaaaagaATTCCCAGATTTATCAATCTTTTATTGTAAAATCTTAGTACCTTGAGAATATATAGCACCTAAATGTACCCTTTTGTGTTAATAATATGGTATC is part of the Oryza brachyantha chromosome 11, ObraRS2, whole genome shotgun sequence genome and encodes:
- the LOC102716926 gene encoding probable carboxylesterase 17 isoform X1, producing the protein MATLPQMAATKEQQEAANPARVLVESVTNWIRVYSDDSVDRLCPPEAAPFMEIVRPYEEPRDGVTVHDVATDRGVDVRLYLTAPEEEEPTTMARRRRRPVLLHFHGGAFCVSHAAWSLYHHFYARLTVELDVAGIVSVVLPLAPEHRLPAAIDAGHAALLWLRDVASGGSSNVALDPAVERLRSAADFSRVFLIGDSAGGVLVHNVAARAGEAGAEPLDPIRLAGGVLLHPGFIGPEKSRSELENPPTPLMTQETVDKFVMLALPVGTTGRDHPYTSPAAAARAAEGARLPPMLLMVAEEDMLRDPQVEYGEAMARAGKAVETVLSRGRGIGHVFYLNWFAVESDPVAAARARELVDAVKSFVDSH
- the LOC102716926 gene encoding probable carboxylesterase 17 isoform X2 — encoded protein: MAATKEQQEAANPARVLVESVTNWIRVYSDDSVDRLCPPEAAPFMEIVRPYEEPRDGVTVHDVATDRGVDVRLYLTAPEEEEPTTMARRRRRPVLLHFHGGAFCVSHAAWSLYHHFYARLTVELDVAGIVSVVLPLAPEHRLPAAIDAGHAALLWLRDVASGGSSNVALDPAVERLRSAADFSRVFLIGDSAGGVLVHNVAARAGEAGAEPLDPIRLAGGVLLHPGFIGPEKSRSELENPPTPLMTQETVDKFVMLALPVGTTGRDHPYTSPAAAARAAEGARLPPMLLMVAEEDMLRDPQVEYGEAMARAGKAVETVLSRGRGIGHVFYLNWFAVESDPVAAARARELVDAVKSFVDSH
- the LOC102716649 gene encoding 50S ribosomal protein L24-like — translated: MGWKATEKLIRHWKILCGDNVNLFPPAFLLVPYMFSQNLQFLSVCFQVMIIRGKDKGKSGLIKRVIRSQNRVIVEGKNLVKKHIKQGEGYTGGIFSIEAPLHVSNVQVLDPGKPGKIGYKYLEDGTKVRFARGMNASGVMIPRPEILKERRKPTPTSPGPKDTPIDLVLEKTYDAKAEIGMPDL